In Lepisosteus oculatus isolate fLepOcu1 chromosome 17, fLepOcu1.hap2, whole genome shotgun sequence, a genomic segment contains:
- the LOC102692775 gene encoding forkhead box protein N2 isoform X2, whose product MGPIIGMTPDKKAETPGLQERAGLRPAPCGTGTLPEAESAASPRATSLDRGPGDDEELTNLNWLHENLLQNFTLGSEAQPSVSPLFDIEGDGVPPPSFSSSSSSSSSSSLAGREKDSLKSKPPYSFSLLIYMAIEQSPNKCLPVKEIYSWILEHFPYFSSAPTGWKNSVRHNLSLNKCFRKVERSLGKANGKGSLWCVDPEYRPNLIQALKKQHFPSAHAFCTPPASPPSASSPPRHLIPQDQSCSLKESDIDAATAMMLLNSAPEQHRMECRAVQDRPMDLSRPEVAVVSSDPKEDHNYSASFQRCVSRCSTSSLSSLDEGYQPASQARRAGSEGFHSDEDSDLAEEPEEAQGRLGDSGYGASQRGGGGGSAPRPRAKGPPGKKARREAKPEIDEELKEAAGSLLHLAGIRTCLDASRRTAKSKSRKSKK is encoded by the exons ATGGGTCCGATAATCGGAATGACTCCAGATAAGAAAGCAGAAACGCCGGGACTGCAGGAGCGGGCGGGGCTGCGGCCGGCTCCCTGCGGGACGGGCACGCTGCCCGAGGCCGAGAGCGCCGCCAGCCCCCGCGCCACCAGCCTGGACCGGGGCCCGGGGGACGACGAGGAGCTCACCAACCTCAACTGGCTGCACGAGAACCTGCTGCAGAACTTCACGCTGGGGTCCGAGGCTCAGCCCAGCGTCAGCCCGCTCTTCGACATCGAGGGCGACGGAGTGCCGcctccctccttctcctcctcctcctcctcctcctcctcttcctccctcgCTGGAAGGGAGAAGGACTCGCTCAAATCCAAGCCCCCGTACTCCTTCAGCCTGCTCATCTACATGGCCATCGAGCAGTCCCCCAACAAGTGTCTGCCCGTGAAGGAGATCTACAGCTGGATCCTAGAGCACTTCCCCTACTTCTCGAGCGCCCCCACGGGGTGGAAGAACTCTGTGCGTCACAACCTGTCCCTTAACAAGTGCTTCCGCAAGGTGGAGAGGAGCCTGGGAAAG GCGAATGGGAAGGGCTCCTTGTGGTGCGTGGACCCGGAATACCGACCCAATCTGATCCAGGCCCTGAAGAAGCAGCACTTTCCCAGTGCCCATGCCTTCTGCACGCCTCCTGCCTCCCCACCCAG TGCATCTTCACCTCCTCGCCACCTCATCCCTCAGGACCAGAGCTGCTCTCTGAAAG AGTCTGATATTGATGCTGCCACAGCCATGATGCTTTTAAATTCAGCCCCAGAGCAGCACAGAATGGAAT GCCGAGCGGTACAGGACCGGCCGATGGACCTGTCTCGGCCGGAggtggcagtggtcagcagcgaCCCCAAGGAGGACCACAACTACAGCGCATCCTTCCAGCGCTGTGTCTCGCGCTGCAgcacctcctccctctcctcgcTGGACGAGGGCTACCAGCCGGCCTCCCAGGCCCGGCGGGCGGGCAGCGAGGGATTCCACAGCGACGAGGACTCCGACCTGGCGGAGGAGCCGGAGGAGGCGCAGGGGCGGCTGGGGGACAGCGGGTACGGGGCGTCCCagcgcggcggcggcggcggcagtgCCCCCCGGCCCCGTGCCAAGGGCCCCCCAGGGAAGAAAGCCCGCAGGGAAGCCAAGCCAGAGATCGACGAGGAGCTGAAGGAGGCCGCTGGGTCGTTGCTTCACCTGGCTGGGATCCGCACCTGCCTGGATGCCTCCAGACGCACAGCCAAGAGCAAGAgtagaaaaagcaaaaaatag
- the LOC102692775 gene encoding forkhead box protein N2 isoform X1: MLEPPGLMGPIIGMTPDKKAETPGLQERAGLRPAPCGTGTLPEAESAASPRATSLDRGPGDDEELTNLNWLHENLLQNFTLGSEAQPSVSPLFDIEGDGVPPPSFSSSSSSSSSSSLAGREKDSLKSKPPYSFSLLIYMAIEQSPNKCLPVKEIYSWILEHFPYFSSAPTGWKNSVRHNLSLNKCFRKVERSLGKANGKGSLWCVDPEYRPNLIQALKKQHFPSAHAFCTPPASPPSASSPPRHLIPQDQSCSLKESDIDAATAMMLLNSAPEQHRMECRAVQDRPMDLSRPEVAVVSSDPKEDHNYSASFQRCVSRCSTSSLSSLDEGYQPASQARRAGSEGFHSDEDSDLAEEPEEAQGRLGDSGYGASQRGGGGGSAPRPRAKGPPGKKARREAKPEIDEELKEAAGSLLHLAGIRTCLDASRRTAKSKSRKSKK; encoded by the exons AGCCCCCTGGTTTAATGGGTCCGATAATCGGAATGACTCCAGATAAGAAAGCAGAAACGCCGGGACTGCAGGAGCGGGCGGGGCTGCGGCCGGCTCCCTGCGGGACGGGCACGCTGCCCGAGGCCGAGAGCGCCGCCAGCCCCCGCGCCACCAGCCTGGACCGGGGCCCGGGGGACGACGAGGAGCTCACCAACCTCAACTGGCTGCACGAGAACCTGCTGCAGAACTTCACGCTGGGGTCCGAGGCTCAGCCCAGCGTCAGCCCGCTCTTCGACATCGAGGGCGACGGAGTGCCGcctccctccttctcctcctcctcctcctcctcctcctcttcctccctcgCTGGAAGGGAGAAGGACTCGCTCAAATCCAAGCCCCCGTACTCCTTCAGCCTGCTCATCTACATGGCCATCGAGCAGTCCCCCAACAAGTGTCTGCCCGTGAAGGAGATCTACAGCTGGATCCTAGAGCACTTCCCCTACTTCTCGAGCGCCCCCACGGGGTGGAAGAACTCTGTGCGTCACAACCTGTCCCTTAACAAGTGCTTCCGCAAGGTGGAGAGGAGCCTGGGAAAG GCGAATGGGAAGGGCTCCTTGTGGTGCGTGGACCCGGAATACCGACCCAATCTGATCCAGGCCCTGAAGAAGCAGCACTTTCCCAGTGCCCATGCCTTCTGCACGCCTCCTGCCTCCCCACCCAG TGCATCTTCACCTCCTCGCCACCTCATCCCTCAGGACCAGAGCTGCTCTCTGAAAG AGTCTGATATTGATGCTGCCACAGCCATGATGCTTTTAAATTCAGCCCCAGAGCAGCACAGAATGGAAT GCCGAGCGGTACAGGACCGGCCGATGGACCTGTCTCGGCCGGAggtggcagtggtcagcagcgaCCCCAAGGAGGACCACAACTACAGCGCATCCTTCCAGCGCTGTGTCTCGCGCTGCAgcacctcctccctctcctcgcTGGACGAGGGCTACCAGCCGGCCTCCCAGGCCCGGCGGGCGGGCAGCGAGGGATTCCACAGCGACGAGGACTCCGACCTGGCGGAGGAGCCGGAGGAGGCGCAGGGGCGGCTGGGGGACAGCGGGTACGGGGCGTCCCagcgcggcggcggcggcggcagtgCCCCCCGGCCCCGTGCCAAGGGCCCCCCAGGGAAGAAAGCCCGCAGGGAAGCCAAGCCAGAGATCGACGAGGAGCTGAAGGAGGCCGCTGGGTCGTTGCTTCACCTGGCTGGGATCCGCACCTGCCTGGATGCCTCCAGACGCACAGCCAAGAGCAAGAgtagaaaaagcaaaaaatag